A single region of the Anguilla rostrata isolate EN2019 chromosome 11, ASM1855537v3, whole genome shotgun sequence genome encodes:
- the LOC135234501 gene encoding uncharacterized protein LOC135234501 isoform X1, whose protein sequence is MFSRCLSYLFVVGILRCSESLNSVNSECGENITLPCDATRRSKQYRSVTWYKVSGTRTGIIRKAQDRVQQFKAARMAEFGHDESLLVPGVRPEDSGDYECFLSANVGGENKESKLHLSVSECVTPADTTLADTTPVDTTPAALVTLTGMMSCFTAPCMDQVVEVSLVLVVTSFSVIAFVKVILSIFSVWVSIIFIMTFSVKYFLPHLRKILYK, encoded by the exons ATGTTTTCAAGATGTTTAT CGTATTTGTTTGTCGTCGGGATCCTGAGGTGCTCGGAGAGTCTGAACTCGGTTAACAGCGAGTGCGGAGAAAATATCACTCTGCCCTGTGATGCTACCCGTCGCTCTAAGCAGTACAGGTCCGTCACTTGGTATAAG GTGAGCGGTACTCGAACCGGGATTATCAGGAAAGCTCAGGACAGAGTGCAGCAGTTCAAGGCTGCACGGATGGCCGAGTTCGGACATGACGAGAGCCTGTTAGTCCCCGGTGTTAGGCCTGAGGACTCGGGGGACTACGAGTGTTTTCTGTCTGCAAATGTGGGTGGCGAGAACAAAGAATCAAAACTCCATCTCAGCGTGTCAG AATGTGTCACCCCTGCTGATACCACCCTTGCTGACACCACCCCTGTTGATACCACACCTGCTGCTTTGGTTACTTTGACTGGCATGATGTCCTGCTTCACTGCTCCCTGCATGGACCAGGTGGTGGAGGTCTCCCTGGTTCTGGTCGTAACCAGTTTTTCAGTCATTGCCTTTGTCAAAGTCATTTTGTCCATCTTTTCGGTCTGGGTAAGCATAATCTTCATAATGACTTTTTCTGTAAAATACTTTCTGCCTCATTTGAGGAAAATTCTGTACAAATAA
- the LOC135234501 gene encoding uncharacterized protein LOC135234501 isoform X2 has translation MFSRCLSYLFVVGILRCSESLNSVNSECGENITLPCDATRRSKQYRSVTWYKVSGTRTGIIRKAQDRVQQFKAARMAEFGHDESLLVPGVRPEDSGDYECFLSANVGGENKESKLHLSVSECVTPADTTLADTTPVDTTPAALVTLTGMMSCFTAPCMDQVVEVSLVLVVTSFSVIAFVKVILSIFSVWVLLLIRRRGERQRMDDWS, from the exons ATGTTTTCAAGATGTTTAT CGTATTTGTTTGTCGTCGGGATCCTGAGGTGCTCGGAGAGTCTGAACTCGGTTAACAGCGAGTGCGGAGAAAATATCACTCTGCCCTGTGATGCTACCCGTCGCTCTAAGCAGTACAGGTCCGTCACTTGGTATAAG GTGAGCGGTACTCGAACCGGGATTATCAGGAAAGCTCAGGACAGAGTGCAGCAGTTCAAGGCTGCACGGATGGCCGAGTTCGGACATGACGAGAGCCTGTTAGTCCCCGGTGTTAGGCCTGAGGACTCGGGGGACTACGAGTGTTTTCTGTCTGCAAATGTGGGTGGCGAGAACAAAGAATCAAAACTCCATCTCAGCGTGTCAG AATGTGTCACCCCTGCTGATACCACCCTTGCTGACACCACCCCTGTTGATACCACACCTGCTGCTTTGGTTACTTTGACTGGCATGATGTCCTGCTTCACTGCTCCCTGCATGGACCAGGTGGTGGAGGTCTCCCTGGTTCTGGTCGTAACCAGTTTTTCAGTCATTGCCTTTGTCAAAGTCATTTTGTCCATCTTTTCGGTCTGG GTCCTGCTCTTGAtcagaagaagaggagagagacagagaatggaCGACTGGTCGTAa